A region of the Phaseolus vulgaris cultivar G19833 chromosome 11, P. vulgaris v2.0, whole genome shotgun sequence genome:
CTTTACAAAAGGATGCGTTACAAAAAATGAGCTCAAcaatataatatttacaattttttttataaagctttcataatataatatttacaatttGACAACGattgaaacaaaataaattcattcaaaTTTTAAGAACCGAACAcgtatttttttaatctttcatcaaattaaaaactcaatagttttttgaaatacaaaatatttaaaccattttttaaaaaaaaatacaatttaaaaaaaatgctgATGCGTGGGGAAAATAAATATGCCAGTCCTTTGTGTGTAGTAGCCAGCAATCCCTTTTCATCATTTAATTATGCACcaaatcaataatataaatatgcaaacatgataaatatataaaattatgagttttcaatgtaaaaaaaaattacatttatgttcacttatattaaatataatatattgtaatattttaacatattaataaatataaatctttaTCTTCTTTCTTTAAGAGttatcacttaaaaaaaatcatgaaatataaactaattttagagaaaaataataattaattgttatagtgaccaaattagaaatcattttataaactaaaaaaaaattggtttctaaattagtttatattattattaaatgatttttaaattgatatctaattagctaccaatgctaccaaatttagaatctaaataattggtagttaaaaccttggtagctaataaaataccaatttaaaaactatttaacaataatataaattaatttataaataaaaaaaatttagtttctaaaattgattatgttttttctttataGTGTATAATAcattagataccaattattaTAAAGTTGTGTAAATTGGGATTACAAGTGCACCTAAATTCTAAAGTAGTGAAAGTATAGAGATAAATATACTAATTTATCAAATTGCTTTAACACAAAAGTTAAAATCAAGTTAATGAGTTAAATAAAAAAGGGGTTAAAGAATATCACAGTTCTTGTCTCCTTGGTTCTTATTATAATATCACAACCTCCTTCTACATTCATCTTCAAAAAAGACAATCAAAAGTTTGATTTGCTTTTTCTTACCAAAAACCAGAGTTCATTCTAGTTCTAGCTTTCTGAGATTTCATTAAACAGTCTTTTACATGACATGGATTATCATCAAGATGATATTAACTTTCAGTTTATAGAAAGCTATTAAGGAGAGTAAGTGTTAAACTCTTTAAGAAAATTTATAACTTAGTACCTTcattaacatttttataaaactCAATTCACAAATCTAACCTTTGAATTGCACAATACCATCATGATCATCACACATCTCATGTGTATGTGTGTGGAAAAAAAATCCTTATTATGCTCATGACTTTTTCCTATTTTTCACTTAAAGTTGTTGAAATTTTCTCTGTTACCACcaaagaaaaaggaaacaaaacaaaatcttGAAACAGATTACATGACTGCATTGGAGCAACTGATCTTGGAATCCATATTGTCAAGGATAAACTGAAAATTTGGTATGATATGAATCTTGAAAAGTCCATTGAGTTAGAACATAAATGGAGTATGCAATTGCAGAAGCATTTACTTGATGGAGTTATAATAAAGCAAAGAAAAAGGACACTCAACAATTACATTTTGCAAAATGCAGGTACAACCCAATATACTTAATTACATTAGGCTATTATCTGCCAGTTTGAAAAGTATCAAAACACATAGAGTTCAGCCAATTCCTCCAAAGACTCAGAACTAAACTTAGGATCTGCATTTTCTAGCATCCACAATAGATGATCAAAGAGAACCACCTCACAGTTGACCACCAACACAGTACTCTCATCACTCACCTTTGGCTTTGACTTGTTGATTAGTTCATTCAGAAGAGGATGGTTGAGATACTTTTTGCTGATCACATACCGTTTTCTAGTGCTACCAACAAATATTGTTTCACAATGTTCATCTTCTTGCATGCCATGACCACCCCATATGTCTTCTTTAGTGGATTTGGACCTCAGGCTGCTATATGATGAAGATCTTCCTAGCTGCCTTGACAAACTCTTGCATTTTCTGAGTAATAGATTGATCTTCTTCATGCTTCTTTTTtctggtgtgtgtgtgtgtttatttcatatttaaatggATGAAAAGAAAGAGAGGGACAAAGAGACTTAAAATACACTCACAAAAAGTGTGTGAGGTACTTTTACCGAGAGAAGTGGGTGCAAAGTCATTGTTTTCCGGTGCTGAATTGTGGGGTCAATTTGCAACCAAACATTTTTAGTGACACAAACAAGtcatcttttaataaaaattttaggCTAATAGTTTTAACCTGCAACCATATCAGACAAACAGACACAACTGAAGCTCTGGTCACTCATCACTGATCATGGCACCCTACTACAGAGCCCATTGTTTTTCTAAATCCATCTGCTTCTCAGCAAGGACTTGAACCCCACTACTAGTGCCCCATGTCACCCCCAAAGGGAACAGTTTGAATTACATCCATAAAAAAATGGCTgcataaatattttgttaaactGTTCATGaattttttcatgaaaaatgaaattgaatGTGATTTTGGCACATAAGGGCTTAGACAAATTTTATTAGTACAGACAGACATAAGTGTTAATTTGTGATGAAAATAACTTTTGATGCATCACACCCTCTTGAGAAAACTCAGTATACTGATGTGTCAAGGTACAAATTGTAAAAGATGCTTAATGTATTAGCATGGTTGCTGCTTAAAAATGAGTATCAGTTTTTCACTTTTCCTAACAAAACTGAGTAGAAAACTTATTACTATAAGCAGAACTGGGAAGGCTTGAAAGAATCTGAGTTTCAATTTTCAGAGGAAATAGTCAGAAAGACAGAGaactaatattaaattaattcacTCATATTAAGGACTCAGAAATCTCATATTAGGATTCTGATACCAgatatagatttttttaattaaatctgTGTTTTACATTCTCTTaaaaacataaagaaaaaagaaaacttcACTGTAAGAgtcattttccttttttattgtACATAACAAAGTTTTGGTAAGCATTTTTACTAAACAGGTTTGGTTAGATTGTTCAGAGAACCTAGTCTCTTTTGGGGTACAAGGAACATGGTCATTCCACAAGCTCTTATCATCTTTGCTACTCTGCAAACCAATAAGATTCGTGCATGACATGGATACTCCAAGATAACATTCAAGATAGGAAGAGTCATATTCTGACATGTATTTAAAATGTGCTATTTCACAAagatgtttttgtttctttgttcCAAATATCTATATGGTTTCATCAGATATAGAAAATGGGAGCCATGAGGTTAATGTCCCACAGGAATGGACCCTTGACTAGGTTCTCTGTCTCATGCGGCAGGTGCTTAAGGTTGTGCATGCAACTATTTGTCTCAAAACATctaacttttttcttttctgacaTTAGGGCCTTCTTTATTTTTGGTTTCAATTAGAAAACTGTAGTTGTTCTAACCAAAGATGGTAGGAGTAAACAATGGGCTGCACTAGTTGAACAATTATTGCAATTTATATCTTTGTTCAAGTTGCATGCACAGCTCATCCAAAGCTAACACTAACACTAAACTTTGTCCAGTTCTAAAACCTATATCAAAAgggttatttgttttttaacaCTATTAACAGTTTTCAATATTTGAAACATAAAGATAAGGCTAATTCTAGTGACCTATGAGATTAAATGTTTGTTTGCACTATGCTGTGAAGTATCAGTTTAACCAATGAAAGCTCAACTTCTTGAAAAGTATGTCTCTTCATTTAACTATTTGAGATATCATATTATATATCCATTTTTACCTTATGCTAAATTCAATGAAAGTCTTCAAGATTCAAATTCTAAGAAGTAATTAGTTGACTGTTTAAGTTGTTCACATGATTATGCAGATAGGATTTAGTGATCTCTCAGTAGAAATCCAATAGCATGTAAAGCTCAACTTGTAACTTCAACTTCAAACCAGATCAAGATATTTACATTTTCTTCCCTATCAGCATCCTCTACAACTTGTTTCACTTCCTTTTGATCCTTTCAAAAAATGCAACTATTTTGTCTTACATAATGAACACAAAGTTTCACAGATTACATAAATTGCATAATCAATTAGGTGGATAAAGATATAGTTGCCAGGTAAGTCTCACATAACAGAACAAGTTTATGAATGACAGAAGCAATGGAATTTATGATAGGGTGCATTTTGGCATAGAGTCAAAGAAGGA
Encoded here:
- the LOC137830823 gene encoding auxin-responsive protein SAUR78, whose amino-acid sequence is MKKINLLLRKCKSLSRQLGRSSSYSSLRSKSTKEDIWGGHGMQEDEHCETIFVGSTRKRYVISKKYLNHPLLNELINKSKPKVSDESTVLVVNCEVVLFDHLLWMLENADPKFSSESLEELAELYVF